Sequence from the Tripterygium wilfordii isolate XIE 37 chromosome 10, ASM1340144v1, whole genome shotgun sequence genome:
taatgtTTTctcaataatataataaaaaaatttataataaataagtaaaataaaaaacttaaagtataatattattaaattttaagataatcgttttaatttttttttaaattttcaaaatatttataattgatactcaaaattaattttaataataaattatatttattatattaaatttaagattaaatttaataaaaaattactataaaatttaagataatatttttatttaatgaCTTATAAATTAacgtaaaattttattttgtcaaataccacataatttttttccataacttttcaattaatattaaaattaatttaaccaCCGTGACGTGTGAATACTCGCAAAATCGATGACTAAAAACATAACTTTCATCATTGAGTGACTGAGTTCTATAAGAGCAtctacatcagattacctaaacatgtatctgtctgtaaaatagtaaaagattatagagaatttgtcaaaatatagctctgcatcagattacctaaagaTTCATTATTTTAGGGAAGATGAACAGTGATTCCTACCTCTAGAAaatcactattcacttccctaaagattccTTATATTAGGGAATATGAATAGTGATTCCTAcctctagagaaccactattcactttcttaaatataaaataatattttttctaaGCCAATCAGATTACCTAAAGATTCCTTATTTTGGGAACATGAACAGTGATTCCTATCTCTAGAAAATCACTATTCACTTTTCTAAatctaaaataatataaaataatatgaaTAGTGATTCCTACCTCTAGAGAATCACTATTCACTttcttaaatataaaataatattttttctaaGCCAATCAGATTACCTAAAGATTCCTTATTTTGGGAACATGAACAGTGATTCCTACCTCTAGAAAATCACTATTCACTTTTCTAAatctaaaataatattttttctaaGCCATGAAACCATCACAACGGAAatctaaaataatattttttctaaGCCATGAAACCATCAcaacggatggaaaactactcaAATCTCAAActccctggtgagaatagaaccttgGACCTCAAGATCCTagacagacaacctgaccaatcaggctatctcctattctctaattttttttaattactttactcactcctcattttttccctctcctctctctcctcaatcccttttctctctccttactcatttctttctctctcctcactctcatctttctctctcttctctcctctctgtctctccgcactccctctttctctctcctcaatttttgtcTCTCTTCATCTCTCCGACAACATCTATTCTTTCCGGATCAtgaaatcaagcaaaaaaagaagttaaatttctccaatttttaataacattaatttattattttaattaatttattgttttaaatataattaatctattgttttaaatgtaattaatttattattttaaatagaagtaatttatatgaatagaataaataaagaaaagagaaagaaatattattttaatacagtagagaatatgataggtaatatAACATAGTGTTGGTTGAATAGAGAATTTGTAAAATAAGAGAAagtgatattttatttgtattttagagaatctgttaaaGGAAGTTGATGCAGGTGCTGTAACAGTCTAACATGGGTTACGATATTGGATACGTGACAAAGATTCCATTGTTCAAAGAAACCAAAGATTTGAAGAGTTAACGACACGCATGCATTCCATTTTgccttattattttattttttttaaaaattatgataTTCACCATTTTCACCTCTCGCTACCCAGTCAGATACCTCTAGAATCGAATCGCGTAGGCCTCCCGCCGTCGTCGAGCGGGGTTCCCTTATTTGGACATTTGAGCAGACGAAGAACCCCAACATAGAGATGGGAGATCTCTCTTCTAATGGCGGCTCCAGCCAGGACCCAAAATCCCCGAAGCTACCGATCCCTGGCAAGCGTAACATCCTCATCACCAGCGCCTTGCCCTATGTCAACAACGTCCCTCATCTCGGCAACATCATCGGATGTAATTCACTCTCCCTCCCTTCTCTTTATATACGAACTTCGTTATACGCATATGCTTCTATGTggctttgtatttgtatttgtatgacTCTGGTTTTGGCTTCAAAACATTGATGTAGGTTTGGGAAATTGAATGTTTGTTCACGTATGTGCCCTAATTCGgcgtttttttttattagctaTGGTGTTTTTTTGGCAGGTGTGCTAAGTGCTGATGTGTTTGCGCGATATTGCCGGCTGAGGGGCTACAacgcaatatatatatgtgggacTGATGAGTACGGAACAGCAACAGAAACCAAGGCGTTAGAGGAGAAGTGTACCCCACAGGAGATTTGTGACAAGTAAATTTCCTTTTTCAATTGGATTTTTACCATATTTGTCTAAATATGTTTATGTTGTGTTCAAATACCGAATGACTTACTTGATTCAATATTTGGTGGTTTTTAGATACCATGCTATTCATAGGGACGTCTATAAGTGGTTTGATATAAGTTTTGATGAGTTTGGACGTACATCAAGTCCACAGCAGACTGAAGTCTGCCAGGCAATATTTAAGAAGCTGCTGGAGAACAATTGGCTTTCTGAGAATTCAATGCAACAGGTATCTAGCATTGATGATCTGATTGAGCTGTAACTTGGTTTGGTTGTTCCTCGTGTTAGCCATTTTCATCATTCCTATAGACAGTGCGTGGTTGCCTTATTTTTGGTGATTTTATCTGCTTTCTGCTTAGTTTTTCCGTTATGTCAATCGTCTTTACTGATACCTCGACTCCAAATTTTAACACCTTTTCAGCTATATTGTGATACTTGCGAAAGATTCTTAGCTGACAGGCTTGTGGAGGGAAACTGTCCTACCCCGGGATGTGGTTACGAGTCTGCTCGAGGAGATCAATGTGAAAAATGTGGGAAGCTTTTAAACCCTACGGAATTAAATGATCCTAGGTGCAAGGTAAAATAAGTATTTTAATTCTTGTTACTGATATCTCACTTATGTTTATTCAGTTGTACCGGATGGGATTCTATTTCTATTGTTAGCTGTAAAATTTGCCAACACTGCCGCAAGGTTCTATAGCAGATAGGTGAATATGCCCTGGAAGGTGCAATGCATTGTATGTTATGTAAACTTGCAAAGAACTTAAACTCAATTAGGGGCTTACCTCTTCATGTTCTTATCTTTCCTTTTTCATCCCTCCCCCTCTTGATTTCATAACAAACTCTAGTAAATCACTTAGGATAAAGCTCTCTGTCATTAGTGAAGGAACTACCAAGTGTAAACCTGTGCAGGATCAGAAAATGTGTAAGGGCAAttcctctcctctctttttttcgtCTCCCCATTTCTTTGCAAGCTAACTTGTTTATTGCTGCGACCTCCAAATGACTCCCTGATCAGTTGACTGCTGGAATAGGCAAAGTGGTGTTCAAACCTTCTCTTGAGTAGAATATGATGTCCTAGGATTTCAACAAATCTTTGAGGGTGAAAGTTAGTTTTCCATTTACCTCTCTGTGCCCTTAGGGCAGCTCACAGCCTTgacctttttttccccctccctTTTCGTTAAAGGCTTATGAAAATTTAATTTACAAAATTCAAGGGAATGAAATGAGGTGTGTGTATATCACATTCACATGTTACAGAAATGCTACTGGTATTATcctcttttctattttctatccCTTTGAGCTAATTCtcaaaatttaatatattaataCAGGTCTGTCGGAAGCCTCCTCGTATTCGTGATACAAACCACTTGTTTCTTGAACTCCCTTTGCTGAAAGAAAAATTGGAAGAGTACATCAACAACATGTCAGTTGCTGGATCCTGGACCCAGAATGCTATTCAGTCAACAAATGCGTGGCTTAAAGAAGGACTTAGACCACGATGCATTACCAGGGATCTGAAATGGGGGGTGCCTGTTCCACATGACAATTTTAAGGACAAGGTTAGGCAGGATACCTCTGTTGGTTGCATTATTAGGTCAACATTTTCTAATGATTCTGTATATGGTCAGTCAAGAAACCATGCAGGGTCTATggatctgcaattttctttttctgcttcATCTCCATCAGTCCATCTTATAGGATTACCATACATTTATTTTCCCTTGAGATATCAtcctttgaatttatttttcaccAATCCTGTCAAATTCATACTCAGATTTTGAAACTTCATCTCTGAGTAAATCATGTAATTGTTAGGTTTTCTATGTCTGGTTTGATGCACCTATCGGATATGTCTCAATCACTTCTTGCTACACTCCTGAGTGGGAAAAGTGGTGGAAAAACCCTGAAAATGTGGAGCTTTTTCAGTTTATGGGGAAAGATAATGTGCCGTTCCACACTGTAAGTGTAATATACATTCAAATTTTCTTGATGATTCTGTAATGGGAATACAATTGTATAATTTGTACTTTACCATTCTTGCTGAGTTTTATGTGTCAGTTTTCATCCCCAAGTTTCAGATTTTCCTTCTATCCTAGTATTTATGTGTAACTCATAAGAGGTTCATATTGAGTGAATATTGCTACTTGTCTTCATTTTTAATTTCACCTGCCTCATCGGTACTTTAATATGAAGGAATTAAATATCATAAATACACCTGATAAGCAATTTTGTGTTGCTAAGGTTTAAAGGATTTCTATTGGCTTGTTTCTAGAAAGTGTATTATAACTACAAGTTTTTTAAGTCATACATGTGCAAGTCTAAAGAATGATTAAGAGCCTTTGATAGGATAAATTATATGCTAATTTTTGGTCATGGCTTCGTTGATGTGGTAGTGGTTGTCCAGTTTCTTGTTCCTCATTAATTATTGGTCACATTTTCTGTGACATACTTGTGCTATTtgcgttaaaaaaaaaaactctgttATTACTAATTTCAATTTGTTGCACATGTCTATTTGGGACACTGCTGGATTAGTTTCTTttgctttcttattttttgttcatGTTTATAAAAGTTGGCTTTGTATCTGGAGAATAGGTTAAATTGTGTGGGATATGCCAGTTCAATCACGTTAGAAGTAATGGTTTTGAGATCTGGTTCACAAAGATCAAATTGTGTGGGACTGGGGCAGTTTAATCATGTGAAAAGTTATGGTTTGGGCCTCATTAACGTGCCACTTGTCATTGGAGGGCAACTCAATATCAGATTGCAGAACTGAGTCTTTCTGCATCACCATGGTTGGTGACTGCATTGAAGTTGTAATAATTTGAAATGTTAGCGTTTGGTTAAAGTGGGCACTTGTTTCTGAGGCTCTTATGCTTTGTACCTTATTCTTCACTATGGTatctcgtctctctctctctctctctctccattatTTCATCACTATGATGTCCCATATTGGAGATTTTCATGCCTAATTCCTTGTTTCTTTGCTATGATATTGATATCCTGTATCCCCCTCCCTGTCTCtacctctctttttctctctcccctctcccATATTGGATTTTTGATGCTTCTAGGAGTGGAATCTATCTTGGTGGTTCATGTGGATAATGTATGGTGAATCTTCGTTAAAATGTTGTTTTCATTtccatttttattatatatgattCTAGATTTATTACTTTCTCCAATGGGGGCATATGTATCGTCTTGGGACTCTACCCACTCTGCTCCCAATGAACTAAATAATGGGTATACATTTGTCCGTTAGGCTGCTTAGTATCAGCTTCTCGTGCCTTAATGATGCTGAGATAAATTTCCTTAACTGAAGTCGTACTGTGATTTCAAGTAATCTTGTGTGATTGATGTGGCGATAAATTTCCTTTAGTTAAATCATGCTGTTATTTCAGGTGATGTTTCCATCTACGCTTCTTGGAACTGGTGAAAGTTGGACCTTGATGAAGACAATCAGTGTTACTGAGTACTTGAATTATGAAGCAGGTAGTCATATCAATGGTATTGTCTCAATGTGTTGTATTAGCAAAATTTTCATTCATCGAGTGACCTTCCTTTCATATGCACTAATGATTTTATGCATTTGACAATCATGTGCTCTTTTAACTATTAAGTTTTGGCTTCGCAGGAAAGTTTTCTAAGAGTAAAGGTGTAGGAGTTTTTGGTAATGATGCAAAAGATACAAACATTCCTGCGGAAGTCTGGAGGTATTACCTGCTAACTAACAGGCCAGAGGTATTCTAATGCCAGATACATTACTTTGATTCTGATTTAATGCATGATTATGCAGCGTATATGGGATCTAATTTTGGATTTTTCTTAATTAGGTATCCGACACAGATTTTAAATGGTCTGATTTGCAAGCCAAACTTAACAGCGAGTTGCTTAGTAATTTGGGCAACTTCATTAACCGTGTTTTGAGTTTTATTGCTAAACCTGAAGGTTTGTCAACTATCTGAAACAGATCTTTTAGTTGTAGGGGAATAAACACTCTTTAACTATTCAGCTAGATTACTTGATAGCTGCTTGATTACCGTATACTGAAACCAGATCTTTTAGTTGTAGGGCAATAAAAACTCTTTAACTATTCAGCTAGAATAAACACTCTTTTAGctgtttcttgttttattttatatttttacttGTTTTTTCAGTTACCCCCCTTCTTTTCTGtctcttttggttgtgaaataCACCGATCTTCTTCCTTGGCGCAGATGTTGCTGTGGGTATCCATAGCGGGACATTTGtgctttattatttatttctgAATTGAATAGGTGATGAATACAGTTAACACTTGCATAATTTAAATTAAGGCCACTCTCCATTGGGTAGTAGTGTGACCTCTGGGCGATTTAATCATTTTAGGCTAGTAGTGCTTGGATCTTTTCATGCACGTTGAATTTGTCTTCTGGTTTACAGATAAACAAAACAATTGTATCTTCTAGCATTGTTTTTACTGAATGTTTCAATTTACAGGTGTTGGATATGGGTCTGTTGTTCCTGACGCTCCAGGGGCGGATTCACATCTTTTGACAAAGGCATTGGCTGACAAAGTTGGTGCATATGTGGACCAATATGTCGAAGCCATGGAGAAGGTAGTTGGTGATTGCTGGATCGTATGACATTGCATCACATACAAATAAGTCTTTAATCTCTGTGTTTGCAATATTTGTAGGTCAAACTAAAGCAAGGATTGAAGACTGCAATGGCCATTTCTAGTGAAGGAAACTCATACCTTCAAGTAAGTTCAGCTTATGTTTGATCTCGCTGATAAGGAAGCTGGaaacattttatgttttatctgTGTTCTGCTAGTTGGAGAAGGCCATAATACTAATCTTCCACTTCACcttttattttgttgatatgTAGGAAAATGAATTTTGGAAGCTTTACAAGGAAGACCTGCCTTCATGTTCCATTGTTATGAAAACGTCAGTTGGAATTGTGTATCTTCTTGCATGCTTACTTGAGCCTTTTATGCCGTCTTTCTCTGCTGAGGTAATTTGTCTCCCCTACAGATCCATACACACTTTTGGAAACATTTTTGTAGTGTTTATAGCTGGAGTTATGTGACACATTGCCCATGCTGAGACATTTTCAACTCTTTGCTGGCATTAAGGTTTTTAAACAGCTTAATTTGCCTCCTGAAACGGAAGCTTCACTTGGTGATGAAAAAGGAAACATTGACAAGGCAAGAAGGCCTTGGGAAATCCTACCTGCTGGTCATAAACTTGGGACACCCCAACCATTGTTCAAGGAATTGGTATTTTCTGTCATCATACTTCCCTATGTTTTACGTTATAGACATATTTATAGTGGACTTGTGCCACCTTTGGtttgatatttaattttatagTTTTGCTGATATTCAGAAAGATGATGAAGTGAACTTCCTTCGGGAAAAATTTGCTGGAAGTCAGGCTGATAGAATTGAAAGAGCAGAAGCTGAAGCAGCAAAGACTGCTGAGCAACTTAAGCAGATAAAAATTTCAGGTTTGTGCCATTCAGCCTTGCTTTTACTTTAGATTTGTCAGAAGAAATATTGAATCAAACAATTGAAGAACTTTCTTGAATATATCTCCTAGTCTCAACTGTTATACATCATTGCTTAGCGACAATCTTGAGACTTATTCCATGGACTTGCTAAAGTGTCCATGTATTTCAATAATTGAATCGCTCCTCTTGACGTCTTGTTTTCCTGAATCTTGGGTCTGTCCTGTCATATCACTTAATTTGGGGGTAGTAGATATGCACCTAAAATGTTGTTATTGTGTCCTTTGAAGGCAAAAGTTGTATCACATGTCTTTAAAAGCCTGATTATTGAGGGGAGGGTACCAAATGCTTAGGTAGGGCTGAATAGTGCCTCATTGGCGATTCCAAACTCTTTTGCCTTGGCATTTTAGAGGTGAAGTCAAGTTAAAATGCGTGGTAAATGTATTTTATGTgaatttaatttcattattttgcaCAAGTAGAAAAGCAGTTGGACATATTTTGAATGACAGTACATATATCCTTATGAATGGTGGGGGCCTGGGGATTGGGGAGGGTCCAACAATAACAGAACCTGAAACAGGAAATGAAGATATACATCAAATATGTATGGATATTTTATTGCTAGAGGAATATTTACTGAGTTGAAAGGTCAGTATTCGggcattgaaaaaaataaggtGGTCTATTTGGGGAGTAGTATTTTTTGTGCATGAAGATACTTGTCAGCATGCTGTGTTTATGTTGTTCAATACTTGAAGTTGCTCTTAGAAGGCAATGCAGCTTTAATAACAACAGACCCGTGTAGAAAATATGAGAGTGATTTTATTTACATTACTATGGTGCATGACAAGTTATTAATGCCAAAAGGCTGTTGCTTCTGTTACTGGGTCCTCCGGCCTATATGTTTTCACAAGGGGCCTTCAGAAGCTAATGGCTAGGGTGCTATTTTTTAGCTGATCACCACCCGATTCAGTTTTCTCCAAGAGTGACAGCAAAGCTTCAGTATTGAGAAAAATACGTTGAATCAGGAATTACTTGTACCGTTTTACGTTTCTATGTATGGGTTGtgcaaacatcaaaatggtTGCTATTTATTGTATTAGGGTTGCCAGCACTATACAAAAGGCATTTACAACATAATGGCTTAGTTTCTATCCTACAGGTGGAGTggttatatgtttttgtttgaaaaacagGAGTGATTACATATTTGAGCTCCTTCTCCCATTGCAATTCTACAATTATTATTCTCTGTCCTTGTGGAATGTGGATTGATGCATAGCTTTTGATAACATGCTTACCTCATGTTTAATGCCTCGAGAATTCCATCTTTTACTCTTCCCATATATGAATTCTTTTTGACGTGAATACGTggctttttttcttcattctcctGTTTTAGTTGTTTTTCATCGTTTAATGGATAGCTCATGAAAATTCGGCATATTTTTCTTGCCATGTGAGAATCTGTAatgtatatttttctttctacaGATGTCAGCGGGAAGAAGCAGCGGCCAACAAAGCCTAAAGCTGAAGCCAAGCCAAAAGCCAATGCCGAGCCAGAAATTTCAATTACAAGACTTGATATTCGTGTTGGTCTAATAAAAAAGGCTCAAAAGCATCCTGATGCCGACTCACTATATGTTGAGGAGATTGATGTTGGTGAAGAACAGCCTCGAACAGTGGTCAGTGGACTTGTCAAATACATACCGCTTGAGGAAATGCAGGTTATTTTCTGCTCAACTGTTTTCTTCAATGTTATTGACTTATTGTTGATATTTTTGCTCCCCCACCTGGCCTCTGAGAAAAGATCCATTTGTTCAATGTTCATAGTTGATTTTCTTTTGCAGAATCGGAAGGTATGTGTTCTCTGCAATCTGAAGCCAGCTACTATGAGGGGTATAAAGTCCCAGGCAATGGTGCTTGCTGCTTCCAACAGTGACCACAGCAAGGCAAGAAAAACTACTAGAGTTATAGATGGTTCAGATTCAATAtgttatttatattaaacaacGATTTGCTGGATCTAGGTGGGTTTTTAATACTATCCCCAAtctaatatttgaaatttgatgcattttcagGTTGAACTGGTTGATCCCCCGGAATCTGCTAGTGTTGGAGAGCGAGTTACATTTCCTGGCTTTGAAGGAGAACCTGATGATGTCTTAAATCCCAAGAAGAAGGTCTGGGAGACATTGCAGGTGGATCTTCAAACCAATGAAGACCTGGTGGCCTGCTACAAAGATATCCCTCTTACCACATCTGCAGGCTCGtgcaaggtggcatccatccaAAGTGGTTCCATAAGGTAGAAAATTTTTCCCAAACCATTGAAAGACAGAACCTTGGATTATGTTGCATTTCTTCCCATTTTTCATCAGTGTATTTCTTAGTGACTGTAGAAAGTAACTTCCTCATCGAACAGCCATTGTAGCATTGAACGGCAGTTCGATGTTACTAAGAAGTGAGGTTGTTTGCTGTTTTGATTGAAAAAAGTGGATTGCAAGAAAATGTTATCTAGTACTGATTAATGTCACATTCTCTCTTTAAAGAATAGTGCAACAATGACCAG
This genomic interval carries:
- the LOC120007842 gene encoding probable methionine--tRNA ligase, giving the protein MGDLSSNGGSSQDPKSPKLPIPGKRNILITSALPYVNNVPHLGNIIGCVLSADVFARYCRLRGYNAIYICGTDEYGTATETKALEEKCTPQEICDKYHAIHRDVYKWFDISFDEFGRTSSPQQTEVCQAIFKKLLENNWLSENSMQQLYCDTCERFLADRLVEGNCPTPGCGYESARGDQCEKCGKLLNPTELNDPRCKVCRKPPRIRDTNHLFLELPLLKEKLEEYINNMSVAGSWTQNAIQSTNAWLKEGLRPRCITRDLKWGVPVPHDNFKDKVFYVWFDAPIGYVSITSCYTPEWEKWWKNPENVELFQFMGKDNVPFHTVMFPSTLLGTGESWTLMKTISVTEYLNYEAGKFSKSKGVGVFGNDAKDTNIPAEVWRYYLLTNRPEVSDTDFKWSDLQAKLNSELLSNLGNFINRVLSFIAKPEGVGYGSVVPDAPGADSHLLTKALADKVGAYVDQYVEAMEKVKLKQGLKTAMAISSEGNSYLQENEFWKLYKEDLPSCSIVMKTSVGIVYLLACLLEPFMPSFSAEVFKQLNLPPETEASLGDEKGNIDKARRPWEILPAGHKLGTPQPLFKELKDDEVNFLREKFAGSQADRIERAEAEAAKTAEQLKQIKISDVSGKKQRPTKPKAEAKPKANAEPEISITRLDIRVGLIKKAQKHPDADSLYVEEIDVGEEQPRTVVSGLVKYIPLEEMQNRKVCVLCNLKPATMRGIKSQAMVLAASNSDHSKVELVDPPESASVGERVTFPGFEGEPDDVLNPKKKVWETLQVDLQTNEDLVACYKDIPLTTSAGSCKVASIQSGSIR